The following proteins are encoded in a genomic region of Phragmites australis chromosome 9, lpPhrAust1.1, whole genome shotgun sequence:
- the LOC133929434 gene encoding uncharacterized protein LOC133929434 isoform X2, producing the protein MPSTIASSFVNKHMVPEGPVVPVQSSSGFQHGWSGTPGQLSMADIVKMGRPQAKHSIKPVVTADRGYAGQYPSLPSTANQNPKQSASTVLPTELDHGLPPLQDSVQIKNHSDSTADNKHTYGNNWTQQDEPHTVNQSSLPETSGDSYEASLQSSVLVDDVVHSHENSHFDENNTIAVRPVTASEGHLGHDEGNSDYNDGLLNNSSSYQPQEHSYTEGEVEDSNADVSAAAANFESLSLHNDELPAKKFAEDNPAVIIPDHLQVTNTECVSLSFGSFESGAFTGFLPQKTTDSNVELPVGVESAPVDQIDARNQDYYDTGAVSSSANKNLEAMMGANMENANAPSVSQADVLRPEVLDPSGLQYDIPSVSSHAYSNMNTSQPSTMEDPQGNNQAHTLSHLSNLMQANPLSTNLLGSNQSTLQDLEFDLPPYLVAKYNAGSSTNPRPAISMQETLKTGVFSNAQSTQNIPSTSILTGPALSQQLAAHPYSQPTLPLAPFANIIGYPYVPQNYATYLPAAFQQAYSSNGPFHRSAAAVPGSGMKYAMQEYKSNLSATGLQQQQPSSVISGYGGFGSSSNLPGSVTLNQNTVSVSTTLGFDEALSRQYKDASQYMALQQGDNSAMWLHGSGSRAPSALPPSQFYYQGQSQQGGFRQAQQSQPSQFGGHGYPTFYSSQGGLTQEQHPQNLAEGSLNGFQSAPSRLSHPNWQHQHTY; encoded by the exons ATGCCGTCAACAATTGCAAG TTCCTTTGTAAACAAACATATGGTTCCTGAGGGACCAGTAGTACCAGTGCAATCATCATCTGGGTTTCAGCACGGTTGGTCTGGGACGCCAGGTCAGTTGTCGATGGCCGATATTGTGAAAATGGGTAGGCCTCAGGCAAAGCATTCTATCAAGCCTGTGGTTACAGCTGACAGAGGATATGCCGGACAATATCCATCTTTgccaagcactgcaaaccagAATCCAAAACAATCCGCAAGCACAGTTTTACCGACAGAGCTTGACCACGGATTACCTCCTCTGCAAGATTCTGTTCAGATTAAGAATCACAGTGATTCTACTGCTGACAACAAGCACACATATGGGAATAATTGGACTCAACAAGATGAGCCACACACAGTGAATCAATCATCCCTCCCTGAGACTTCTGGTGACTCATACGAGGCATCGTTACAGTCATCGGTGCTAGTTGATGATGTGGTTCACTCGCATGAAAATTCGCATTTTGATGAAAACAACACCATTGCAGTGAGACCAGTAACTGCTTCTGAGGGACACTTGGGACATGATGAAGGTAATTCTGATTATAATGATGGATTGTTGAACAACTCAAGTTCCTATCAGCCCCAAGAGCATTCTTACACAGAGGGCGAAG TTGAGGATTCCAATGCTGATgtatcagcagcagcagcaaactTTGAGAGTCTAAGCCTACATAATGATGAGTTACCTGCAAAAAAGTTTGCTGAAGATAACCCTGCAGTGATAATCCCTGATCATTTGCAAGTTACAAACACAGAATGTGTCAGTTTGAGCTTTGGCAGTTTTGAATCTGGTGCATTTACTGGGTTCCTCCCACAAAAGACCACTGACAGCAATGTGGAGTTGCCTGTTGGAGTGGAATCTGCACCGGTAGATCAAATAGATGCAAG GAATCAAGATTACTATGACACCGGTGCTGTGAGTTCGTCAGCAAACAAGAACCTTGAGGCCATGATGGGAGCtaacatggagaatgccaatgCACCTTCTGTCTCACAGGCTGATGTGCTGAGGCCGGAAGTACTTGATCCATCTGGTCTTCAATATGACATCCCATCTGTATCAAGTCATGCATATTCGAACATGAACACATCACAGCCAAGCACAATGGAGGACCCACAAGGAAACAACCAAGCGCACACTCTTTCCCATCTTTCAAACTTGATG CAAGCAAATCCGTTGAGCACCAACCTACTGGGGTCAAATCAATCAACTCTTCAGGACTTAGAATTTGATTTACCGCCATATCTTGTGGCAAAATATAATGCGGGTTCATCTACTAATCCTAGACCAGCCATCTCCATGCAGGAG ACTCTGAAAACAGGAGTTTTTTCCAACGCTCAGTCTACACAAAATATTCCAAGTACGAGCATTCTGACAGGGCCTGCTCTCTCTCAGCAATTAGCTGCTCACCCTTACTCTCAGCCAACGTTACCTCTCGCGccttttgcaaatattattgGCTATCCGTATGTGCCACAAAACTATGCTACTTACCTACCAGCCGCGTTCCAGCAAGCATACTCGAGTAATGGACCATTCCACCGGTCTGCCGCTGCTGTGCCAGGATCTGGTATGAAGTACGCAATGCAAGAATATAAGAGCAACCTGTCTGCTACAGGcttgcaacaacaacaaccttcTTCAGTCATCTCTGGCTATGGAGGCTTTGGAAGCTCTAGTAATCTCCCAGGAAGTGTCACCCTTAATCAGAATACTGTCTCTGTATCAACAACTCTTGGTTTTGATGAAGCATTGAGCAGACAGTACAAAGATGCCAGTCAATACATGGCCCTCCAGCAG GGTGACAACTCTGCAATGTGGCTTCATGGCTCAGGTTCAAGAGCACCGTCAGCGCTTCCGCCTAGCCAGTTCTATTACCAGGGACAGAGTCAGCAGGGTGGCTTTCGCCAAGCACAGCAGTCGCAGCCCTCCCAATTCGGAGGTCATGGGTACCCAACTTTCTACAGTTCTCAGGGTGGTCTTACGCAGGAGCAGCACCCCCAGAACCTGGCCGAGGGCAGCCTGAACGGCTTCCAGAGCGCGCCTTCGCGGCTGTCTCACCCGAACTGGCAGCACCAGCACACCTACTGA
- the LOC133929434 gene encoding uncharacterized protein LOC133929434 isoform X1 → MSGGGAGGKGAAAPVPAASRKLVQSLKEIVNRPGPEIYAALRECGMDPDEAVSRLLSQDTFQEVKSKRDKKKEIKETPEPRSRSANNSTSRGIRGGADRGGWNGSVQSSSVDNVTSRSPVSGPGMPSTIASSFVNKHMVPEGPVVPVQSSSGFQHGWSGTPGQLSMADIVKMGRPQAKHSIKPVVTADRGYAGQYPSLPSTANQNPKQSASTVLPTELDHGLPPLQDSVQIKNHSDSTADNKHTYGNNWTQQDEPHTVNQSSLPETSGDSYEASLQSSVLVDDVVHSHENSHFDENNTIAVRPVTASEGHLGHDEGNSDYNDGLLNNSSSYQPQEHSYTEGEVEDSNADVSAAAANFESLSLHNDELPAKKFAEDNPAVIIPDHLQVTNTECVSLSFGSFESGAFTGFLPQKTTDSNVELPVGVESAPVDQIDARNQDYYDTGAVSSSANKNLEAMMGANMENANAPSVSQADVLRPEVLDPSGLQYDIPSVSSHAYSNMNTSQPSTMEDPQGNNQAHTLSHLSNLMQANPLSTNLLGSNQSTLQDLEFDLPPYLVAKYNAGSSTNPRPAISMQETLKTGVFSNAQSTQNIPSTSILTGPALSQQLAAHPYSQPTLPLAPFANIIGYPYVPQNYATYLPAAFQQAYSSNGPFHRSAAAVPGSGMKYAMQEYKSNLSATGLQQQQPSSVISGYGGFGSSSNLPGSVTLNQNTVSVSTTLGFDEALSRQYKDASQYMALQQGDNSAMWLHGSGSRAPSALPPSQFYYQGQSQQGGFRQAQQSQPSQFGGHGYPTFYSSQGGLTQEQHPQNLAEGSLNGFQSAPSRLSHPNWQHQHTY, encoded by the exons ATACTTTTCAAGAGGTAAAGAGCAAGCGTGATAAGAAAAAGGAG ATTAAAGAGACTCCTGAGCCTAGATCTCGATCAGCAAATAATTCTACAAGTCGAGGCATCAGAGGTGGTGCAGATCGTGGTGGATGGAACGGTTCTGTGCAATCCAGCTCCGTTG ATAATGTGACCTCTAGGTCACCAGTCTCGGGACCTGGTATGCCGTCAACAATTGCAAG TTCCTTTGTAAACAAACATATGGTTCCTGAGGGACCAGTAGTACCAGTGCAATCATCATCTGGGTTTCAGCACGGTTGGTCTGGGACGCCAGGTCAGTTGTCGATGGCCGATATTGTGAAAATGGGTAGGCCTCAGGCAAAGCATTCTATCAAGCCTGTGGTTACAGCTGACAGAGGATATGCCGGACAATATCCATCTTTgccaagcactgcaaaccagAATCCAAAACAATCCGCAAGCACAGTTTTACCGACAGAGCTTGACCACGGATTACCTCCTCTGCAAGATTCTGTTCAGATTAAGAATCACAGTGATTCTACTGCTGACAACAAGCACACATATGGGAATAATTGGACTCAACAAGATGAGCCACACACAGTGAATCAATCATCCCTCCCTGAGACTTCTGGTGACTCATACGAGGCATCGTTACAGTCATCGGTGCTAGTTGATGATGTGGTTCACTCGCATGAAAATTCGCATTTTGATGAAAACAACACCATTGCAGTGAGACCAGTAACTGCTTCTGAGGGACACTTGGGACATGATGAAGGTAATTCTGATTATAATGATGGATTGTTGAACAACTCAAGTTCCTATCAGCCCCAAGAGCATTCTTACACAGAGGGCGAAG TTGAGGATTCCAATGCTGATgtatcagcagcagcagcaaactTTGAGAGTCTAAGCCTACATAATGATGAGTTACCTGCAAAAAAGTTTGCTGAAGATAACCCTGCAGTGATAATCCCTGATCATTTGCAAGTTACAAACACAGAATGTGTCAGTTTGAGCTTTGGCAGTTTTGAATCTGGTGCATTTACTGGGTTCCTCCCACAAAAGACCACTGACAGCAATGTGGAGTTGCCTGTTGGAGTGGAATCTGCACCGGTAGATCAAATAGATGCAAG GAATCAAGATTACTATGACACCGGTGCTGTGAGTTCGTCAGCAAACAAGAACCTTGAGGCCATGATGGGAGCtaacatggagaatgccaatgCACCTTCTGTCTCACAGGCTGATGTGCTGAGGCCGGAAGTACTTGATCCATCTGGTCTTCAATATGACATCCCATCTGTATCAAGTCATGCATATTCGAACATGAACACATCACAGCCAAGCACAATGGAGGACCCACAAGGAAACAACCAAGCGCACACTCTTTCCCATCTTTCAAACTTGATG CAAGCAAATCCGTTGAGCACCAACCTACTGGGGTCAAATCAATCAACTCTTCAGGACTTAGAATTTGATTTACCGCCATATCTTGTGGCAAAATATAATGCGGGTTCATCTACTAATCCTAGACCAGCCATCTCCATGCAGGAG ACTCTGAAAACAGGAGTTTTTTCCAACGCTCAGTCTACACAAAATATTCCAAGTACGAGCATTCTGACAGGGCCTGCTCTCTCTCAGCAATTAGCTGCTCACCCTTACTCTCAGCCAACGTTACCTCTCGCGccttttgcaaatattattgGCTATCCGTATGTGCCACAAAACTATGCTACTTACCTACCAGCCGCGTTCCAGCAAGCATACTCGAGTAATGGACCATTCCACCGGTCTGCCGCTGCTGTGCCAGGATCTGGTATGAAGTACGCAATGCAAGAATATAAGAGCAACCTGTCTGCTACAGGcttgcaacaacaacaaccttcTTCAGTCATCTCTGGCTATGGAGGCTTTGGAAGCTCTAGTAATCTCCCAGGAAGTGTCACCCTTAATCAGAATACTGTCTCTGTATCAACAACTCTTGGTTTTGATGAAGCATTGAGCAGACAGTACAAAGATGCCAGTCAATACATGGCCCTCCAGCAG GGTGACAACTCTGCAATGTGGCTTCATGGCTCAGGTTCAAGAGCACCGTCAGCGCTTCCGCCTAGCCAGTTCTATTACCAGGGACAGAGTCAGCAGGGTGGCTTTCGCCAAGCACAGCAGTCGCAGCCCTCCCAATTCGGAGGTCATGGGTACCCAACTTTCTACAGTTCTCAGGGTGGTCTTACGCAGGAGCAGCACCCCCAGAACCTGGCCGAGGGCAGCCTGAACGGCTTCCAGAGCGCGCCTTCGCGGCTGTCTCACCCGAACTGGCAGCACCAGCACACCTACTGA